A window from Melitaea cinxia chromosome 5, ilMelCinx1.1, whole genome shotgun sequence encodes these proteins:
- the LOC123653472 gene encoding mitochondrial inner membrane protease ATP23 homolog, with amino-acid sequence MSNNNEETSAEKQDSNNNTNNEKKEAWGYDLYPERRGTFKPKITNVLIGKEGKEGIEKIKCEKNVYKCIKESPIVKVMLAALRSSGCPVDIRRHISCEVCDYSVSGGYDPQLNQIVVCQNVSTRKGMVQGVLTHEMIHMFDYCRNELDFRNMEHLACTEIRAANLTHCSFTSAWSQGDASFLKIKEAHQDCVKTKALYSVLAVRQIGKAEAVDIIEKVFPKCYNDLEPIGRRIRRNSEDMTRAYREASYYGYE; translated from the exons ATGTCTAACAACAATGAGGAAACATCAGCAGAAAAGCAGGATAGTAACAACAACACGAATAATGAGAAGAAGGAGGCTTGGGGCTATGATTTGTATCCAGAACGACGAGGAACGTTTAAACCTAAAATAACTAACGTGTTGATAGGTAAAGAGGGAAAAGAGGGTATTGAAAAAATCAAGTGTGAAAAAAATGTGTACAAATGTATCAAAGAAA gTCCAATAGTAAAGGTTATGTTGGCAGCATTAAGAAGTTCCGGTTG TCCCGTTGATATTCGGCGGCATATTTCTTGTGAGGTGTGTGATTATTCTGTCAGTGGAGGATACGACCCGCAATTAAATCAG attgtgGTTTGTCAAAATGTGTCAACGAGAAAGGGTATGGTACAAGGAGTATTGACTCATGAGATGATTCACATGTTTGACTATTGTCGTAATGAACTGGACTTCAGGAATATGGAGCACCTTGCGTGTACTGAAATCAGAGCCGCTAACCTCACACATTGCTCATTTACCAGCGCCTGGTCACAAGGAGATgcatcatttttaaaaatcaaagaaGCGCATCAG GATTGTGTTAAAACAAAAGCATTGTATTCAGTTCTTGCTGTACGTCAAATTGGAAAGGCAGAGGCTGTGGATATCATAGAAAAAGTGTTTCCTAAATGTTACAATGACTTAGAACCCATAGGCAGAAGAATAAGAAGAAACTCTGAAGATATGACAAGGGCTTACAGGGAAGCATCTTACTATGGATATGAGTAG